Proteins encoded in a region of the Zea mays cultivar B73 chromosome 2, Zm-B73-REFERENCE-NAM-5.0, whole genome shotgun sequence genome:
- the LOC111590825 gene encoding uncharacterized protein, protein MAKPGHATPPSPLLRKQQPTRPSIPVAGREAKSHHQPNQGGLRAPWPWEGILAAAMGEEKRGMAPQQRTKESPSRGEMAWGKRRERAGAAIYRAKLWTCQTAPTGGRCCSDDLGRRVSAFFAWNRILVAAQNIFLDLYSTIIVKDLESYRSTKIGLSLG, encoded by the exons atggcgaagcctggccacgctactccaccTAGTCCTCTCTTGCGGAAGCaacaacccactcgaccgtctatcccggtggcagggagggaggccaagtcacaccatcaaccaaatcaaggag GTTTGAGGGCTCCATGGCCATGGGAAGGGATCCTCGCTGCTGCCATGggagaagagaagagagggaTGGCTCCACAGCAGCGCACCAAGGAGAGCCCGAGCAGAGGAGAGATGGCGTGGGGGAAGAGAAGGGAGAGGGCAGGGGCTGCCATTTATAGGGCCAAGCTTTGGACATGTCAGACTGCACCAACAGGTGGCAGGTGCTGCAGTGACGACCTTGGACGACGTGTTTCGGCATTTTTCGCTTGGAATCGGATCTTGGTTGCTGcacaaaatatcttccttgatctaTACTCTACAATTATTGTAAAGGACTTAGAGAGTTATAGATCCACAAAAATTGGTTTGTCACTGGGTTAG